The genomic segment AAAAACAACAACAACAGCAATCCATCTCAAATTAATAAGCCATCTCAAATCGATGGATTGGTTTATCTTTTCTTCGATTTTATTTTCTTTATTCATATAATTTCTTTCAATCTTAAAAAAGTTTCTTTTTGCCGTATTACAGCTTTATAGTTCCAAACTATGAAAACAGAAGCCAAAAATAAAATAGGTAATAAATATAAATTTCTTAATGACAACCAAAGATATGAAATTATGGAGATAACTGATACTATATTGAAACACAAAATTGTAAATCCATTTCCAATAGCCATATCGGATGAATTTGAATGAAATTTTTTAGCATATATTACCGATTGAATTGCAAATGGCAGGGAAATTAATCCAAATAATATAATCTTTGGCAAATATCCGGCAATAACTCCTGCTACAAGAACTACATAACTACTTATCATTATATATCCAAAAATATTAGCAGATTTTTCTTTACCCAAACGCACTACTTGTGTATTTTTACTTACTTTTTTGTCAGCGGTATAATCAGGAAATTCATTTATCAACAGAATTGCAGTTACCAGAATTCCAAGCGGTAAAGATGCCCAGAATACTTCCCATGAAAATGTTCCGGTCTGAACATAGTAACTTCCCAATGAAACTAAAACACCAAAATTTAATCCAACTAATAATTCTCCTATACCCTTACTCGCCCAATTGAATAAAGGTGCAGTATAGAAAAATCCTGAAATAACACCTATTAATCCCAAAAGAAGCACTGACAACCCACATTTATAAACAAGGTATAACCCTATGCCACTTCCAACAATAAAGAACATTAATGCTCCAGTTAAAACCTCAAGAGGAGTCAGTAAACCCATTTGTATCATTCTTGAACCTCCGGAAAAAGGTCGTACAAATTCGTTATTTATTTCATCATTACCCGATTTATGGTCAAAATAATCATTTATGATATTTGTTCCAAGGTGAAGAGAAACTGTACCAAGAAGGGCAAGAACGAAATATATAGGATTAAAAATACTTTTTTTCACGAATGCAATTGTCGTTCCAAGAAGTACCGGCAAAACGGTAACTGAAAGAAAAGGATATCTTGTTTCCGTTATCCATGCATTAATTTTTTTCTTAAACCTATCCCAATCAGAAATGGATGTTTGGTTTTGCTCAAATCCAATAACTGTTGGAGATATACCTTGTAAGATATCTTTTACATGGCGAAATTTTATCTGTAAAGGTATAATTTTAATAAAAGCAAGCATGTCAAGTTTGTTATATTGTGAAAGTTGTGAAACGACGGGCGAACGTTTAATTAAAAGTTGAACTGCACACTCTTTATTCTCTTCTCTCACCATTTGTGCATACCCAGTAAGTTCTATTTCTTTATCATCAGGGAATGTATTTCCGGGAATATAAATAAGCATTGAAACTTCAGACCGTAAGAGTATTTGTTTGGTTTTGGGATCCGTTTTCATAGAAGATAAATAAAAATTAAAGTCGGGTGAAACAGCAAAATGCATCATCCTATTTTTAATCTTGATTCCTGAATAGGTAGATACACAACAAATACTTGCCTTATTAATTTCATTCAAAATTTCTTCTTTAGAATTTGTCATAAAATATTTTTCCAATGTTCATACCTTTCTTTGTAAGCACTCGTATAGACGCATCTATCATGGGAGTAGGTCCGCACAAATAAGCTTCAGAATTACTTGCATCTTCGATACATTTCTCCATCACATATGTAATCATCCCGGTTTCACCATCCCATTTATCTGAAGCTTTTGGTTCTGAAAGTGCCGGAATATACTTAAAATTAGGATATTTATTTTCTATCTCACGCAGTTCCTCAGTGAAAAATAAATCTTTTTTAGACCTTGCACCAAAAAAGTA from the Elusimicrobiota bacterium genome contains:
- the menA gene encoding 1,4-dihydroxy-2-naphthoate octaprenyltransferase; this translates as MTNSKEEILNEINKASICCVSTYSGIKIKNRMMHFAVSPDFNFYLSSMKTDPKTKQILLRSEVSMLIYIPGNTFPDDKEIELTGYAQMVREENKECAVQLLIKRSPVVSQLSQYNKLDMLAFIKIIPLQIKFRHVKDILQGISPTVIGFEQNQTSISDWDRFKKKINAWITETRYPFLSVTVLPVLLGTTIAFVKKSIFNPIYFVLALLGTVSLHLGTNIINDYFDHKSGNDEINNEFVRPFSGGSRMIQMGLLTPLEVLTGALMFFIVGSGIGLYLVYKCGLSVLLLGLIGVISGFFYTAPLFNWASKGIGELLVGLNFGVLVSLGSYYVQTGTFSWEVFWASLPLGILVTAILLINEFPDYTADKKVSKNTQVVRLGKEKSANIFGYIMISSYVVLVAGVIAGYLPKIILFGLISLPFAIQSVIYAKKFHSNSSDMAIGNGFTILCFNIVSVISIISYLWLSLRNLYLLPILFLASVFIVWNYKAVIRQKETFLRLKEII